tagcaatgcattagcaacatgctagtaccttgttaatcatgctaacaacatgctggaaacatgctagaaacttgctaatcatggtagaaacacgttagcaacatgctaataaaatgttaataatgttagagtcatgctagtaacttgctaatagtactagaaacatgctagcaacatgctaaatatGTTAGAAACACGGTAATAacataatcatgctaaaaccatgctagcaacatgttagtaacatgttaatcatgttagcaacttgctaatcatgctagaaacatgttaatcctagaatcatgctagtaacctgctaatcaagcaaaaacatgctagtaacttgctagtaacatgctaatcatgttagtgtcatgttagcaacatgttagtaacttgctaataatgttagaaacatgctagcaatgcattagcaacatgctagtaacttgctaatcatcttaaaaacatgttaatcttagaatcatgttagcaacatgctagtaccttgtTAATcacgctaacaacatgctagaaacatgctagtaacttgctaataatactagaaacatgctagcaacatgctaaatatGTTAGAAACACGGTAATAacataatcatgctaaaaccatgctagcaacatgttagtaacatgttaatcatgttagcaacttgctaatcatgctagaaacatgttaatcctagaatcatgctagtaacttgttaatcatgcaaaaaacatgctagtaacttgctagtaacatgctaatcatgttagtgtcatgttagcaacatgttagtaacttgctaataatgttagaaacatgctagcaatgcattagcaacatgctagtaacttgctaatcattttagaaacatgttaatcttagaatcatgctagcaacatgctagtaccttgttaatcatgctaacaacatgctagaaacatgttaatcctagaatcatgctagtaacttgctaatcatgcaaaaacatgctagtaacttgctagtaacatgctaatgttagtgtcatgttaacaacatgttactaacttgctaataatgttagaaacatgctagcagtgcattagcaacatgctagtaacttgctaatcatgttaacaacatactgGAAACttgctagaaacttgctaatcatgctaacaacatgctagtaaaatgttaataatgttaaagtcatgctagtaacttgctaataatactagaaacatgctagcaacatgctaaatatgttagaaacatggtaataacataatcatgctaaaaccatgctagcaacatgttagtaacatgttaatcatgttagcaacttgctaatcatgctagaaacatgttaatcctagaatcatgctagcaacttgctaatcatgcaaaaacatgctagtaacttgctagtaacatgctaatcatgttagtaacttgctaatgatgttagaaaaacatgctagcaatgcattagcaacatgctagtaacttgctaatcatcttagaaacatgttaatcttagaatcatgctagcaacatgctagtaccttgttaatcatgctaacaacatgctggaaacatgctagaaacttgttaatcatgctagaaacatgttagcaacatgctaataaaatgttaataatgttagagtcatgctagtaacttgctaatcatactagaaacatgctagcaacatgctaaatatgttagaaacatggtaataacataatcatgctaaaaccatgctagcaacacgttagtaacatgttaatcatgttagcaacttgctaatcatgctagaaacatgttaatcctagaaccatgctagtaacttgttaatcatgcaaaaaacatgctagtaacttgctaatcatattagaaacatgctagcaacatgctaattatgttggaaacatgctagtaacgcgttaatcatgctagcaacatcctagtaactcggtaatcatgttagaaacatgttaatcatgctagaattatGGTAACAAAATACTAGGAACATGTTTAATCATGCCAGagacatgctaacaacatgctagtaacttgttaatcatgctagaaacatgttagcaacttgttaattatgctagaaacatgcaaaccacatgctaaatcatgctagtgacatgttaattcatgttaaatcatgctagcaacgtgctagaaacatgcatgTGTTCCCACTCTGTCCCAAACTTCAATTTCAACAATTAAATTCAAACTTTAAGCTTTTcaaagttatttcaaacttttagaCAAGGCTTTCTCAAGtcaacttcaaagtttgtctaTGAGCTTTACTCATCTGTTTCACATGTGCACAGGCTGTACCTCATGTGACTGTATAGTGATGACGTCCAGCTCTAGTGCTCTGTCTGTGCAGCTTTTCAGCGCGTGAACAACCTCAGCGTGTTCGGCCCACCTGCAGTCTGCGCCGTTCACAGCCACGATATAATCACCCTCACGGAGCCCCGCCTCCTAAAACACACGCTCATAATGTGAtgcataatgtaataataacagtaacatttgaaatattactGTCTCTAATGACGTCTCTTACCGCAGCGCATCCCCCTGgtaacaccccagcaaccagaACTGGCGAATCACCTCGAAGCGTAAGCCCGAGCCCCGTCTCTCCTCGAACCAAACACGCGTGACGCCGCACCCAGCGGTTTCGAGCAGAAAACACAGAGAGTGGCCCCTACACACAAGAACAGAGGTGAACGTCAAACACGTCTGTAACATTAACAGCATGTTACGGTGTTTGTGCGAGTGTGAGCGTTACCAGTCGGTGGAAGATATCGGTCACTCTGACCACACTGAAATCAGGAGTTTTAATGTCAGGCTTCTGCTGTGTGTGAGCTGTAGGagaaaggtcaaaggtcagagaTCAGGAGTCATGTTAAGGCCAAtgttacaagtaacgcaagttatgtaatcacATTACTTTCCGAAGTCACTAGTAAACTAACacattactttaaaatttataacaatatatctaagatacatttttaaatttgttttcccatttattcactgacagcTCTTCTGTCCCCGTGTTgagaaaaatcaaaacaaacaagcaaagcCCAGCTCAGAtgacaaaaagtaatgcaaaagtaacacaatgcattactttccataaaaagttacaaagtaacgcaattagttacttttttatggagtaaATGAATTTTTCAATGCAGTaatgtaatgcgttacttttaaaagtaacttctTTAATAGTAACCTCTACTATTTCTGCAGTATTTCTGCTGTGTATACGCAAATCATGAATAGAAGGTTTTTAtagttactaaaactaaaaccataaaagaaaaacattgtttgtcactagaaatttttttttttattactttaaaaaaagtaaaattatttaaatatattaaagaaacctaataataaaaatataaaaaatattttaaatattatttaaatatattaaaaaaacttaataataataataatgatataaaaaatatcaattattaataataaaaaatataataaataattatttaaaaaaatatatatatatatatatatatatatataaattaaattatttaaatatattaaagaaacgtaataatacaaatgtaaaaaaacaacaacaaaaaaatatatattatttaaatatataaaaaacttaataatataataaaaaataagaataacaattaataataataaaaaaaatatataataaataattatttttaaaaattatttaaatatataaaaaactttttcaggTAGTTGACAAggaaacttaaataaaaattaatataaattcaaaattactaaaactaaaaattaaaataaaaatatacaaaaatgcatttaaactattaataaaaattataatagtatctcaaggATACTAAAGTTACACTGcttagaatatataaatatgaagtaaaatacttgatcccacaatgcaatgcacttGACTTGATCTTCCATTTCCATAGTCATGAATAAAGCAGAAAATAATTACAGCTGTGATTTtcactgggggaaaaaaatgtttcttttttcattattacacaaaaatgaattaaaactgcAAATAATGTGGAATTGAACATGCACATAAGTTAGCAATGTCATATGGCAACGTACCTGCATACATGCTGTTTTTACCATAATATTTGTTGACAAATAGCTGTATGTAGTATGTAATCCACAGGGcagtatttaattacaaatacagCCAAAAATTGCATTGTAATCACGTATACTTCAATTATCACACTAGAAATACAAGGTCAAGTCGAGCATATTGCATTGTGTACAAAAATCTGCATAGAGTGCACACTCTACATACTGCATAATGCAGAtgctattttagtatcactaaGATACTGGTAtagattttaataatagtttgaatttgtttttattttcagattttccattttaattttaatatttgttcaagttgtagtaatttagttttttttgtcatttttattatttttttaaatatctgtttagttttcattcatttttatgataAAGTTTCCTTGGTAactggttgaaataaaataagtatatatacatttacaaatttagtttttgataacaataataaaccaTATGTAGAGTTAATGTTTAGTATAGAATATGCCAACAGCAAAGCAAATTTGTTATTAAACTAGATTTAACAGTAACTAACTGTTCATAAACATGATAAGCATGTTAAACACTCACACTGGATCTCTGGAGCCTCTGCGACCTCACAGAAATCATCCTCCTGATCGATATCAGAGTATTTCTCCAGCGAGCACGCATGAGCGTGTGACAGAACCTCCTGTAGGATGTCCATCTTTCGAAGCATTTTACACACTCCGTGGAGTCGCAGAGCTTCCTCGTGACGTATGATGGCTTTACGCAGATGAGCTTTACCTTcaatatgagaaaaaataatttggatATATTGACCTGCAATAAAACTGCAAATCTGTGTTCACTAAATGCATCCCACGACACAAACCGAGTCTCCGTTTGTCCTCCGGATCATGAAGATCAAGTTTGTCTGGTCGTCTGGTGTGAATCTGTATGAGAGCTTTAATCTCTCCACCTTCATCCTCATCTTCATCAGACATACCTGAGTTGTTAAACACAATATCAGTCTGTCTGTAATTTTAATGAACATGATTATTATAAAAagattgtttctttaaatgataaACACAATACAAACCGGAACAtgtattaagaaagtaaattaagtcagttttaatggttaaaaaaaaatgttcttctactcaccaagactgcatttatttgatcaaaaatacagtaaaaacagtagaaattgtgaaatattattagaatttaaaatagctgttctatatgtgaatatctgtcgaaatgtaatttatttctgtgatcaaagttgaattttcagcatcattactccagtcttcagtgtcacatgatccttcagaaatcattctgatatgctgatttgctgctcaagaaacatttctgattattatcaatgttgaaaacagttgtgctggccgatgtttttgtgtaaaccgattttatttttcagaattcacagatgaatagaaaattcaaaagaacagcgcttatttgaaattgtaatattataaatgtctttactataaTGTTTGGTCagttcttgctgaataaaagtattaatattaatattttcattttgtatttaaagtatattttgtatttgtatttaatttttaaaaatattttcagaacagcatttatttgaaataaaattcttttgtaacattataaatgttactgctgtcacttttgatcattttaatgcatccttggtgaataaaaatatataaaaataaactttttaatggtaatgtatcaattttcaacattgctataaatcagaaatgttccttaagcagcaaatcagcatattagaatgatttctgaaggatcatgtgacattgaagactgtagtaaacatgctgaaaattctgctttgcatcacagaaataaattacatcttaacatatattcacacagaaaacagctattttaaattgtaataatattcataattttactgtttttactgcatttttaatcaaataattgcagctctggtgagcaaaagaaacaGCTTTCAGAAAcgtttaaaaatcataatcatTCCAAACCTTTGACCGGTGATGTATGCATGATGTAATTAGTGAATAAACACAAACAGACGTTCAGTAGTTCACCTGGACAGTCACACAGCGCCACAGCGGTATAGTAATGAGCCAGCGCTCTGAAATGATGCGTTTTGACCTGAACCATAGAGATCCAGGAGAAGGGAACGTAGTCCTTCAGCAACGGCACTGACATCGCCTGAAGAACCAGAGAATACACATCTGATacctacaaacacaaacacacacacagagttattaacaaatgaaaccCCTGTAAcatgcatgcgtgtgtgtgtgtgtgtgtgtgtgtgtgtgtgtgtgttttacccTCGCTGCCTCCTGGGCAGCTTGCAGAAGCATATTCAGGTTGTTGTCCTGCATGTTGAGTATGACCTCCTCACAAACACACTCCTGAACCTGCAcataataaacagaaatatgtGACTTATCTCCGATATATTAGATCATAATctgaaatgcatatttaatgtatatgaaCCTTTTTCTTTCATTACCTGAGCTACCATGAGACGGACCAGCATGCTCAGCGCAGGGCTGCTCATATCCAGACTGGGCGCATGAGAGAAATTCTCCTGCAGGTAGAGAAATgcacctgcacacacacacaaacaatgtCACATTTACAAGCTTATTTATATGAGCAAAGAGCTTCACATATTCAGTTCAGCACAGCTGTGTTGCAGTGCACATGAGGATCATGAGTGCTTGAAACTGAACACAGACACATTATTCAGATGTCTGCATGAGTTCATGTCATACAGACTAGTCACAGGGGTGATTCTCAGAAAACCGTGTTATTTGTGTACTGGCCTTGTGATCTCCTGCTGacataataaacaataactaaCGTTTTTTGATAGATttaactgttttgttgtttttcagccAATCTGAAAGTcttgttacatttaaatggattataatgggggaaaaaatgcttttacagaaatgtaaatattaataatattatcatattttgaaaaagattaaaatcgtaaaaatattttaaaaatataattaaaattttaaatattattattaatatttgtaataaaaattaatacttttatacagcAAGGACTGACCAaacgtgacagtaaagacatttataatgttgcaaaatgtttctgttttttaaaaattctgttctttttttaactttctgctcatcaaagatccctgaaaaatgaaatgtatcagttttcacaaaaatataaaatgttcagaaatcagaaatgtttcttgagcagccaatcagcatatcagaatgatttctgaagtaatgatgctaaaaattcagctttgatcgcagtgataaattacattttaacagatattcatatagaaatcagttattataaattgtattaatatttcacaatttatactgtatttttgatcaaataaatgcagtcctggtgatcagaaaaaaaattctttcaaaATCATAATCCAAAGTTTTGAACGGTAGAGTATATTGTGAAGTGCTATTGTATAattaatagaaaaagaaaaaaagaatcaatgATCAATTTTATACAGAAGTAATAATGTTCTTGCTATAATGCACATGCTGAATGTAAGTGAGGTGTAGTGTGATAATATTTGCTGGTTAAAGGccataattatacatttttgttgggCTAAAACCTGTTTGAATGAGTGTCAAATGTTgtgttattaatatatatatatatatatatatatatatatatatatatgtgtgtgtgtgtgtgtgtgtgtgtgtgtgtatagatagatagatacactaccagtcaaacgtttttgaacaataagatatttttaatgtttttttaagtcgtctcttctgctcaccaagcctgcattgatttgatccaaagtaaaattttgaaatatttttactatttaaaataactgttttctcttttaatatattttaaaatgtaattaattactatgatcaaagctgaattttcagcatcattactccagtctttagtgtcacatgatccttcagaaatcattctaatatactgatttgccatttaaaaaaaaaacagcttagtagaatttttcatcaggtttctttgacaaatagaaagttcagaagaacagcatttatctgaaatagaaatcttatgtaacattataatgtcttcatcatcacttctgatcaatttaaagcatccttgctaaataaaaagtattaatttctataatttctttcacaaaaaagacaaaaaaaaaaaaaactgactccaagcttttgaatggtatagtgtataaaattacaaatgctttttatttcagataaatgctgatctttgggtctttttattcatcaaagaatcctgaaaaaattagaaaattagcatattacaattatttctgaaggattatgtgacactgaagactggagttgcTGAAAATtgatctttgatcacaggaataaattactttttaacatatattcaaacaggaaacagttattttaaatagtaaaaatattttttaaaatgtacttgctgtactttggatcaaataaatgcaggcttggtgagcagaagacttctataaaagacattaaatatcttactgttcgaaaactcttgactggtagcgtatatTCATACTGTGACAGTGTTTCCAGTGAACAACCCagagacaggaaaaaaaacaaacagacagagatGATTCAGTACCCGCCGCTCTCTGGAAAGCATCGATAGCGTTCTGAATGCCAGTCAGCGTTGAGCGATCCTGTCTGGCTCCGATTTGAGTATAAAGTGCTCCGATGTTAAACAAAACGCTCCCTTTCTCGAACGCCAGCGCTCTCTGAACCGAAGGCACGCCGGTCAGTGAGTCGTACCTGCGATAAGACACGCCATCAGAAACTCCATCTCTCACGTCTAGTGATTCACGTGTTTGTGTGCAGCAGTGAGTCTGTCTCACCAGTGAAAATGAATTCCCAGATTTCTGTGTGGTGAAAAGAAGCGCTGATCCAAGAAATAGAGCTGGTTGTAATATTCCGTCAGCAGCTCCTGTCCCGCCTCATTCCTGCTGGGAGTTCGCATGGCCTATGGAGAAAGGTGAGGACTGATGAAAtcaatcataatcataattaaaaataataaattcttggccttataattaatattgctCATGTTTTAGAAGTACTTTGTGTTGTGAACAGCGTTTAATGCTGACTTTAACTGACCTGTCTTAGTTCCATAAAGTCCCGAATCTCATTCAGGTACAGAGACGCGTCCTCTCCATAATGTTCACTGATGAAATCCTGATGAAACAgcagaggaaaacattttctaGACAGAGTTAAACACTGAATGAATTCACATGTAATCTGCATTGATCTCACCTGAAGTGGGGCGGTCATGTCAATGTCTTTAGTCTCTTTCAGTCCCAGTGGAATCATGGGAACACTGACGGTCTCACTGTGACAAAAAGatgatttgtttgtaaatgtttgATGCATCTATTTTACATACTGCAAGAAAAATAACTACATAATGCACATGTTCTGCACACACAAAGGCGTGAGTTTGATTTTGGCATTGGTGGGGACGTAATGGCAGACATCAGACGTTTCAttgtttgaaattaaattattgctAGGGACAATTTAGTAGTGGCTGGATAATGGTAGGGACaacttaattaatttgtttcctGCTAGCTAAATTTCACATGCATAAACAAAAATCTGGCTCTAAATCTCTTTTCTTTATTCAGAACTGATCTAGACAAGTATATGGAAACTATTCAAAGTTCTGTTACTGTATCTCTGTGTTCATCCTATGTGTCCTCTAAGGtgtaaatgtattacttttttgtgttaactttttttgtgcaacaaatccctttaaataaaaacatggttgctatagttaaaccatgttaaccacaaattaactatGATTTTCTTACACTAACCACAGTACAATCATGgtatttgtaataaaactggttatacaaaaaaacatggttactacactttcaCTATAGTAAAAACACAGTTAAGGAATTTgtgtgttctttcttttttgttgttgtttttataactgtactgccttaatggtttgatgttttctgctgtttaataataacagaaaaaggaatcggaaaaaagatttgcaaacctgctccaaagtcccgatctaaatcaaatgagtcGCGATTCGTGCTCCGAagcaaaagattcgcgaacccactccaaagtacagatctgaatcaaatgattcgcaaagtcccgatctgaatagtgattcgcgaaccatcatttcagattaggactcggagcgcggatcgtgaatcattcattacgcgaaatgattcacgaacccgctccgaaattctgatctaaatcaaatgattcgcaaacccgctccaaagtcccgatctaaatcaaatgattcgcaattcGTGTTtcaaagcaaaagatttgcgaacccgctccaatgttccgatctaaatcaaatgattcgcatagtcccgatttgaataatcagatcaggactcggagcgcggatcgcgaatcattcattttgcgaaatgattcacgaacccgctccgaacttctgatctaaatcaaaatgttcgcgatccataaaaaaaaaatggattcacGATCCATgttctaaagcaaaagattcgcgaacccactccAAAGGTCCGATTtatatcaaatgattcgcggttcgcactccaaagtcccgatctgaataatgattcgcgaaccatcatttcagatcaggactcggagcgcggattgcgaatcattcatTTTACGAAATGATTCGCtaacccgctccaaagtccagatctaaatcaaatgattcgcaaatcaTGCTCCGTAGCAAAAGAttcgtgaatcattcatttctCGAAGTGATTCACGAACCAGCTCCGAATTtctaatctaaataaaatgattcacgaacctgctccaatgtcccgatctaaatcaaatgattcacgattcaTGCTCcgaagcaaaagattcacgaacccactccagtgttccgatctaaatcaaatgatttgtgaagtcccgatctgaataatgattcgcgaaccatagatcaggactcggagcgcggatcacgaatcattcatttcgcaaaatgattcacgaacccggtCCAAACTTccgatatgaatcaaatgattcgcacaaTCCGATCCGATTGAGCGcctcgaaacagtgaatcatttagcGACGCAATGGTCtaactgattcggagtttcgaaaagctctgTTTCACCCTGGAAATACGTGCTTTTataaatcattacaagcgatgtccaatttcgaaaatgaatggctgTTTTAATTTGACCTGTTTTTTGCTAAtgaatcgcttgaactgaatgatcgaagtcacgagtttgaatcaattggACCTGTTCCAGCGCTCAAATGACTCAGACAACTGattcggttcatctgttcctcttttcacgtcttcagccatgtttacacaacactgtcagtGCTACTACTGGCTAGCTAGCTAGTTTCatgacattaactaaaataagcgaaaaagtatgatgtttacaaagaaaatatcaatatttccATTCCAAAGATAACATCCAacactagggatgcaccgatactgAGCTCCTGTACTCGTACTTGTTAAAATGCCCCGATACCAAACGCCGATACCACATCATGTGACAAGTGCGTATGCAGGCAAAGAAACAcagacaacaaaacaacagacagcAGAATGGAGTCATTGGAGATTAAGGatgttaataatataatgtatataataataataatataataattaatataatgttaaacattcagtattaAGCTTGTATAACTGGTGCGCGTCAGCTGACAGGCAAAGCACGCAGATTGGATTGAG
This is a stretch of genomic DNA from Labeo rohita strain BAU-BD-2019 chromosome 20, IGBB_LRoh.1.0, whole genome shotgun sequence. It encodes these proteins:
- the rhpn1 gene encoding rhophilin-1, with amino-acid sequence MSDSGSDEDRGSTESVRKGCDPLVSTQRSKLQQRRAKLNQQINRELRLRSGAENLYRASSNQKVKETVALELSFVNSNLQLLKEELEELNSSMNVYQTESETVSVPMIPLGLKETKDIDMTAPLQDFISEHYGEDASLYLNEIRDFMELRQAMRTPSRNEAGQELLTEYYNQLYFLDQRFFSPHRNLGIHFHWYDSLTGVPSVQRALAFEKGSVLFNIGALYTQIGARQDRSTLTGIQNAIDAFQRAAGAFLYLQENFSHAPSLDMSSPALSMLVRLMVAQVQECVCEEVILNMQDNNLNMLLQAAQEAARVSDVYSLVLQAMSVPLLKDYVPFSWISMVQVKTHHFRALAHYYTAVALCDCPGMSDEDEDEGGEIKALIQIHTRRPDKLDLHDPEDKRRLGKAHLRKAIIRHEEALRLHGVCKMLRKMDILQEVLSHAHACSLEKYSDIDQEDDFCEVAEAPEIQSHTQQKPDIKTPDFSVVRVTDIFHRLGPLSVFSARNRWVRRHACLVRGETGLGLTLRGDSPVLVAGVLPGGCAAEAGLREGDYIVAVNGADCRWAEHAEVVHALKSCTDRALELDVITIQSHEVERRMNLSPTGDKECQSGSQRRAGREYERGSSSLWNWSWRSSGATKRLGSTFSLSFGNFRENESMF